One window of Psychrobacillus sp. FSL H8-0483 genomic DNA carries:
- a CDS encoding LrgB family protein yields MSEVTMIVGTIFVFFVMKKVYARFTTPLLLPVLTTTITVIILLQIFDVSYDSYMNGAKWIDAMLGPAVVSMAYPLYAQRETIIKNKFSIIISVIVAMLSGLISVIVFAKLLNFDNELIISLLPKSITTPVAMQITESIGGIPSLTAVFVILAGLTGALTGPIIYKICRIEKVISKGVSMGSASHGIGVAKLSEYGEQALSMGTVSMTLSAVVGSFICPLFALLFT; encoded by the coding sequence ATGAGTGAAGTTACGATGATAGTAGGAACAATCTTTGTCTTTTTCGTTATGAAAAAGGTGTATGCCCGATTTACAACCCCTCTACTTCTTCCAGTGTTAACCACAACAATAACGGTTATTATTTTATTACAAATTTTCGACGTTTCTTATGACTCCTATATGAACGGAGCAAAATGGATTGATGCGATGCTTGGTCCAGCTGTTGTAAGTATGGCATATCCTTTATATGCACAAAGAGAAACAATAATAAAAAATAAGTTTTCTATTATAATCAGTGTCATAGTTGCAATGCTTTCAGGTTTAATCAGTGTGATTGTATTTGCGAAATTATTAAACTTCGATAATGAATTGATCATATCTTTATTACCCAAATCTATTACTACACCAGTAGCCATGCAAATAACCGAATCGATTGGAGGTATTCCATCGTTAACTGCGGTTTTTGTTATATTGGCGGGTTTAACTGGGGCGTTAACTGGGCCTATCATATATAAAATTTGTCGTATTGAAAAAGTGATTAGTAAAGGAGTTTCGATGGGAAGTGCATCTCATGGAATTGGTGTAGCTAAACTATCAGAATATGGAGAGCAAGCATTGTCCATGGGTACTGTTTCCATGACATTAAGTGCGGTAGTAGGATCCTTTATATGTCCTTTATTTGCTTTATTATTTACATGA
- a CDS encoding peptidyl-prolyl cis-trans isomerase — MEFIIPIKGAVKFNITLDPTVWIFDDRKIDLDDFFSGEYEYKDELEEYAKVTSAHWSREIIEGSTTPPTLKTEKKYERTKVLTSTFGIDLKQFIFNAEPLKDATSLIIETTEGEHSIPFEELDSLLLKFSHKGKPLKEDGPVHVLKKDGSNINNPIKFVKAFRIE, encoded by the coding sequence TTGGAATTTATTATCCCTATTAAAGGTGCAGTTAAATTTAATATAACGCTTGACCCTACAGTTTGGATTTTTGATGATCGTAAAATTGATTTAGATGATTTTTTTTCTGGTGAATACGAGTACAAGGATGAACTAGAAGAATATGCAAAAGTTACTTCCGCTCACTGGTCTCGTGAAATTATTGAAGGTTCAACCACCCCCCCAACATTAAAAACTGAAAAGAAATATGAACGTACAAAAGTATTAACAAGTACATTTGGTATAGATTTAAAGCAATTTATTTTTAACGCTGAACCCTTAAAGGATGCTACTTCCCTTATTATTGAAACAACCGAGGGTGAGCATTCTATTCCATTCGAGGAATTAGATTCTTTATTATTAAAATTTAGTCATAAAGGGAAGCCTCTTAAAGAAGATGGTCCAGTTCATGTGTTAAAAAAAGACGGTTCAAATATTAATAATCCAATCAAATTTGTCAAAGCATTCCGCATAGAATAG
- a CDS encoding CidA/LrgA family protein: MGKYIRIAFQVIILYLFSLVGSLIVQILPFNFPGSIMGLLILLGCLYAKIIPVNLIKDGAGLLLGLLALFFVPATVGVMNYPEFLSFNGMLLVFTIIVSTILAIIVSGRVCQYIEGKESKEESVS, translated from the coding sequence ATGGGAAAATATATTCGCATTGCATTTCAAGTTATTATTCTTTATTTATTCTCCCTTGTAGGGTCTTTGATCGTACAAATATTACCTTTTAATTTTCCGGGAAGTATTATGGGTTTATTGATACTTTTAGGTTGTTTATATGCAAAAATAATTCCTGTGAATCTAATTAAAGATGGAGCAGGGTTATTATTAGGACTCCTTGCATTATTTTTTGTTCCTGCAACTGTTGGAGTAATGAATTATCCTGAATTCTTATCTTTCAATGGAATGCTCCTAGTCTTTACAATTATTGTAAGTACTATTTTGGCAATCATTGTATCAGGAAGAGTTTGTCAATATATAGAAGGGAAAGAATCGAAAGAGGAGTCTGTCTCATGA
- a CDS encoding nitronate monooxygenase family protein, producing the protein MIFQTRVTELLGINYPIIQGGLAYLAYSELCAAVSNAGGLGQVTAMSLKTPEELREEIRKVRVLTDKPFGVNFAIGQTGRAYEHMLQVAIDEKVPVISMTSGNPAPILEKLKGTPVKKLVLVAAKRQAQKAEQLGADAIMVVGQEGGGHLGRDDIGTIVLIPQVVDAVSIPVIASGGIADGRGWMAAHALGAEGIEMGTRFIATKECVHASEAYKNALLSSEETDTTVIKRTIGAPARAIKNSWTETILRIEKEKSTYDTLKDFVSGEANKQFIYEGNIDKGFGWAGQSVGLIKDVPSTEELIKRMVSEALEVRKKWQV; encoded by the coding sequence ATGATTTTTCAAACAAGGGTAACTGAATTATTGGGAATAAACTATCCAATTATTCAAGGGGGACTTGCTTATTTAGCATATTCTGAATTATGTGCAGCTGTTTCGAATGCAGGTGGTCTAGGCCAAGTTACAGCCATGAGCTTGAAAACACCAGAAGAATTGCGAGAAGAAATACGTAAAGTCAGAGTACTTACAGATAAACCGTTCGGTGTAAATTTTGCTATAGGGCAAACGGGAAGAGCCTATGAGCATATGTTACAAGTAGCAATAGATGAAAAAGTACCTGTTATTTCCATGACCAGTGGAAATCCAGCACCTATTCTAGAAAAACTCAAAGGTACGCCCGTAAAGAAATTAGTGCTTGTAGCAGCTAAGCGCCAAGCACAAAAAGCGGAACAACTTGGAGCAGATGCTATAATGGTTGTTGGTCAAGAGGGTGGAGGTCATTTAGGTAGAGATGATATTGGAACGATCGTATTAATTCCACAAGTAGTAGATGCAGTATCGATTCCGGTGATTGCATCAGGAGGAATTGCTGACGGGAGAGGCTGGATGGCAGCTCATGCACTTGGAGCCGAAGGAATTGAAATGGGCACTCGATTTATCGCTACAAAAGAATGCGTTCACGCCTCAGAAGCATATAAAAATGCTTTATTGTCTAGCGAAGAAACTGACACTACAGTAATTAAAAGAACCATTGGTGCTCCAGCAAGAGCGATTAAAAACAGCTGGACGGAAACAATTTTACGTATCGAAAAGGAAAAATCAACATATGATACTTTAAAGGATTTTGTTAGTGGTGAAGCAAATAAGCAGTTTATCTATGAGGGGAATATAGATAAAGGATTTGGATGGGCAGGGCAATCTGTCGGTTTAATCAAAGATGTGCCCTCTACAGAAGAGCTTATCAAACGAATGGTTTCTGAAGCGTTAGAAGTTCGAAAAAAATGGCAAGTATAG
- a CDS encoding inositol monophosphatase family protein: protein MNIHTLDKYAKSLIKEAANNIKSSFSSTLIIESKSEANDLVTNIDKETEQYFINHIKRDLPDHRIFGEEGFGDEIHDLNGYVWMLDPIDGTMNFIHQKKNFAISLGIYKDGVGILGYIYNVMEDDLLSATIGEGAFSNDIRIPTVEIASVEQSIVGVNASWVIPNKHIQHEGMIKLLQTVRGSRSYGSAAIEISYVVTGRLDAYMSMRLSPWDIAGGMVIAKEVGAVVTTLTNEPINLLQQNTFIISKPGLHEQLLSNYIQLK from the coding sequence ATGAACATACATACTCTTGATAAATATGCGAAATCATTAATTAAAGAAGCAGCAAATAACATTAAATCTTCTTTCTCATCCACACTAATAATTGAGTCGAAGTCAGAAGCGAATGATTTAGTAACAAATATTGATAAAGAAACCGAACAATATTTTATCAATCATATTAAAAGAGATCTACCGGATCATCGAATATTTGGAGAAGAAGGATTTGGAGACGAGATCCATGATTTAAATGGATATGTATGGATGCTAGACCCAATAGACGGCACGATGAATTTTATTCATCAAAAAAAGAACTTTGCTATTTCTTTAGGAATTTACAAAGATGGTGTAGGGATTCTTGGTTATATTTACAATGTTATGGAAGATGATTTATTAAGTGCAACAATAGGAGAAGGGGCTTTTTCAAACGATATCCGTATTCCTACAGTAGAAATTGCCAGTGTGGAACAATCTATTGTTGGAGTAAATGCTAGCTGGGTCATTCCGAATAAGCATATACAGCATGAAGGTATGATTAAACTTTTACAAACAGTGAGAGGGTCAAGATCTTATGGATCAGCTGCTATTGAGATTTCATATGTTGTTACAGGTCGATTAGATGCATACATGTCGATGAGATTATCACCGTGGGATATTGCCGGAGGCATGGTGATTGCAAAGGAGGTAGGTGCAGTTGTGACTACACTGACTAACGAACCGATTAATTTATTGCAGCAAAACACCTTTATTATTTCAAAACCTGGCTTACACGAGCAATTATTATCCAATTATATCCAATTAAAATAA
- a CDS encoding aminotransferase class I/II-fold pyridoxal phosphate-dependent enzyme, producing the protein MSQLETPLFDALLKHRNRHPIQFHIPGHKKGKGMDPAFREFVGDNVLSIDLINIAPLDDLHSPKGAIKQAQQLAAEAFGADETFFSVQGTSGAIMTMILTICGPGDKILVPRNVHKSIMSAIVFAGAIPVFIHPEVDVELGISHGISVESVEKALNEHPDAKGLLVINPTYFGLAADLKKIVDIAHERGIPVVVDEAHGVHIHFHNSLPISAMEAGADMAATSVHKLGGSMTQSSILNVRNGLVSTKRVQSILSMLTTTSTSYPLLASLDTARRQLAIHGEDLIGDVIDLAKDTRKRINEIPHIRCVGEEILHSSATFDMDPTKLLISVKNLGMTGYEAEIWLREKANIEVELSDLYNILCLITLGDSKKETNLLVNALTRMVEAHESEAVIVEPSVTLPDIPELAMSPRDAFYAATESIPLSDASGRISAEFVMVYPPGIPIFIPGEIITQGNIDYIQMNIKAGLPVQGPEDDTLEMIHVIKED; encoded by the coding sequence TTGTCACAATTAGAAACTCCATTGTTCGATGCACTACTGAAGCATCGAAACCGTCATCCTATCCAGTTTCATATTCCTGGGCATAAAAAAGGGAAAGGGATGGACCCTGCATTTCGAGAGTTTGTTGGAGATAATGTACTTTCCATAGATTTAATCAATATCGCCCCTTTAGATGACTTACATTCCCCTAAAGGTGCCATTAAACAAGCTCAACAATTGGCTGCCGAAGCATTCGGGGCTGATGAAACGTTTTTCTCTGTACAAGGGACAAGCGGCGCTATTATGACAATGATACTTACTATTTGTGGTCCTGGTGATAAAATACTTGTTCCACGAAATGTGCATAAATCAATAATGTCTGCGATTGTTTTTGCAGGGGCAATTCCTGTTTTTATTCATCCAGAAGTAGATGTAGAATTAGGTATTTCCCATGGTATTTCAGTAGAATCGGTTGAAAAAGCATTAAATGAACATCCTGACGCAAAAGGATTATTAGTTATTAATCCTACTTATTTCGGATTAGCAGCTGACCTGAAGAAAATTGTGGACATTGCCCACGAAAGAGGAATTCCAGTAGTAGTGGATGAAGCACATGGCGTGCATATTCATTTTCATAATTCCCTTCCTATTTCAGCGATGGAAGCAGGAGCTGATATGGCTGCAACTTCCGTTCATAAATTAGGTGGCTCTATGACACAAAGTTCTATTCTAAATGTTAGGAATGGACTTGTTTCTACTAAACGTGTGCAATCCATTTTATCCATGCTTACAACAACATCTACCTCGTATCCTCTTTTAGCCTCTTTAGACACAGCTAGAAGACAATTAGCCATTCACGGTGAGGATTTAATCGGTGATGTCATTGACCTTGCTAAGGATACGCGTAAACGTATAAATGAAATTCCACATATTCGATGTGTTGGCGAAGAAATTTTGCATTCTTCCGCAACATTCGATATGGATCCAACCAAATTATTAATTAGTGTGAAAAATTTAGGGATGACAGGCTATGAAGCAGAAATATGGCTGAGAGAAAAAGCTAATATTGAAGTAGAACTTTCTGATCTATATAACATTCTTTGTTTAATAACACTTGGGGACTCCAAAAAAGAAACAAACTTACTAGTAAACGCACTTACTCGTATGGTTGAAGCTCATGAATCTGAAGCTGTAATTGTTGAACCATCCGTTACTTTACCTGATATTCCAGAACTTGCAATGTCACCTCGTGATGCATTTTACGCTGCAACAGAATCAATTCCCTTGTCAGATGCTAGTGGACGAATTTCCGCAGAATTCGTTATGGTATATCCACCTGGAATTCCTATTTTTATTCCCGGGGAAATAATTACGCAAGGAAACATCGATTATATTCAGATGAATATAAAAGCTGGTCTACCTGTACAAGGACCAGAAGATGATACTTTAGAAATGATTCATGTTATTAAAGAAGATTAA
- a CDS encoding YlaN family protein: protein MDTNIQLSYQDKALELLKKDAEKIAQLIKVQMDNLTMPQCPLYEEVLDTQMFGLSREIDFAVKLGLLERSEGKEIIASLEQELSVLHDIHTEK, encoded by the coding sequence ATGGATACTAATATACAACTCTCGTATCAAGATAAAGCGCTGGAGCTTTTGAAAAAAGATGCGGAAAAGATTGCACAACTGATAAAAGTGCAAATGGATAACTTAACGATGCCTCAATGTCCTCTTTATGAAGAGGTTTTGGACACTCAAATGTTTGGATTATCGCGTGAAATAGATTTTGCGGTAAAACTTGGGCTTTTGGAGAGAAGTGAGGGGAAAGAAATAATTGCTTCACTTGAACAAGAATTGTCCGTTTTACATGATATCCACACAGAAAAATAA
- a CDS encoding UPF0223 family protein: MEYTYPFSLDWSTDEIVDVVQFFEVIENAYEKGVKREELLKKYRRFKEIVPSIAEEKTYFREFEKESGYASYPIVKKMKELEDSAIIKA; the protein is encoded by the coding sequence ATGGAATACACATATCCTTTTTCTTTAGATTGGTCTACAGATGAAATAGTAGATGTAGTACAATTTTTTGAAGTAATTGAAAATGCGTACGAAAAGGGCGTTAAACGAGAAGAGTTACTAAAAAAATACAGACGCTTTAAAGAAATTGTTCCTTCTATTGCAGAAGAAAAAACATATTTCCGTGAGTTTGAAAAAGAAAGTGGTTACGCTAGCTACCCAATCGTAAAAAAGATGAAGGAACTAGAAGATAGCGCTATTATTAAAGCATAA
- a CDS encoding YlaI family protein, which translates to MKVQCVICERIDELPDDLPLAKKLRNRPIHTYMCKECHDRIEEKTNKRLATGKFIFYKSSRLIENEF; encoded by the coding sequence ATGAAAGTCCAATGTGTCATTTGCGAACGAATTGACGAACTTCCTGATGACTTACCGCTTGCAAAAAAACTTAGAAATCGCCCTATTCATACGTATATGTGCAAAGAATGTCATGACCGTATAGAAGAAAAAACAAACAAACGATTGGCAACAGGAAAATTTATCTTTTATAAAAGCTCCCGTTTAATCGAAAATGAATTTTAA
- a CDS encoding YlaH-like family protein, with protein sequence MEEQQFVLDRMSSISRFIYETMPSFDIAGYVLFLVIFLLSLLVYKLGFAKKLHFKQNLVIYLFLLLGCLMLTFLAFFLPVVEGLIVAALILIVYKIRLRLEKRNSSTTLR encoded by the coding sequence TTGGAGGAACAGCAATTCGTACTTGATAGAATGTCTAGTATTTCGCGTTTTATTTACGAGACAATGCCATCATTCGATATAGCGGGTTATGTATTATTTTTAGTCATTTTTTTACTATCCTTACTTGTGTACAAGCTTGGATTTGCGAAAAAATTACATTTCAAACAAAACTTAGTCATTTATCTTTTCTTATTATTAGGATGTTTAATGTTGACATTTTTAGCGTTTTTCCTTCCGGTTGTAGAGGGATTAATCGTAGCAGCCTTAATTTTAATTGTTTATAAGATTCGATTACGACTCGAAAAAAGAAACAGCTCCACTACCTTAAGGTAG
- the typA gene encoding translational GTPase TypA → MTNLRQDIRNIAIIAHVDHGKTTLVDQLLKQSGTFRSNEHVEERAMDSNDIERERGITILAKNTAVDYHGTRINILDTPGHADFGGEVERILKMVDGVLLVVDAYEGCMPQTRFVLKKALEQKLTPIVVVNKVDKDSARPLEVVDEVLELFIELGADEDQLEFPVVYASGVNGTSSLDADPANQEENMKSLFELVIKEIPAPVDNSEDPLQFQVALLDYNDYVGRIGIGRVFRGTVEVGQQVSLMKLDGKVKNYRVTKLFGFFGLKREEIQSAKAGDLIAISGMEDINVGETICPTDHPDALTPLRIDEPTLQMTFLTNNSPFAGREGKWVTSRKIEERLRSQLQTDVSLRVDDTESPDAWVVSGRGELHLSILIENMRREGYELQVSKPEVIIREIEGKKCEPVERVQIDVPEDCVGAIIESMGTRKGEMVDMVNSGNGQVRLIFMVPARGLIGYSTEFMSLTKGFGIINHTFDSYQPVVAGRVGGRHQGVLVSMETGKSTTYGMMGIEDRGTLFVEPGTEIYEGMIVGENTRDADITVNITKMKQKTNIRSANKDQTNVIKKPRILSLEEALEFLGDDEYLEVTPESIRLRKKILEKSERERVTKKKKSAELE, encoded by the coding sequence ATGACAAATTTACGTCAAGATATAAGAAACATTGCAATTATAGCACACGTTGACCATGGGAAAACGACATTAGTTGACCAATTATTAAAACAATCAGGTACTTTCCGTTCAAATGAACACGTTGAAGAACGTGCGATGGACTCGAATGATATCGAGCGTGAACGCGGTATTACGATTTTAGCTAAAAATACAGCAGTAGACTATCATGGTACACGTATCAATATTCTTGATACGCCTGGACATGCTGACTTCGGCGGTGAAGTAGAACGTATTTTAAAAATGGTAGATGGAGTTTTATTAGTAGTAGATGCATATGAAGGTTGTATGCCTCAAACACGTTTCGTATTGAAAAAAGCGTTAGAACAAAAATTAACTCCTATCGTTGTAGTAAACAAAGTAGATAAAGATTCAGCTCGTCCACTAGAAGTAGTAGATGAAGTTTTAGAATTATTCATAGAATTAGGTGCTGATGAAGACCAACTAGAATTCCCAGTTGTTTATGCTTCAGGTGTAAATGGTACTTCTTCACTAGATGCAGATCCTGCTAACCAAGAAGAAAACATGAAATCTCTATTCGAATTGGTTATTAAAGAAATCCCAGCACCAGTTGATAATTCAGAAGATCCATTACAATTCCAAGTAGCATTACTTGACTATAATGATTATGTAGGTCGTATTGGTATTGGTCGTGTATTCCGCGGGACAGTTGAAGTAGGTCAACAGGTTTCTTTGATGAAACTAGATGGTAAAGTTAAAAACTATCGTGTAACAAAATTATTCGGTTTCTTCGGTTTAAAACGTGAAGAAATTCAATCGGCAAAGGCTGGAGATTTAATTGCAATTTCTGGTATGGAGGATATTAACGTAGGTGAAACAATTTGTCCTACAGATCATCCAGATGCTTTAACGCCATTACGTATTGATGAACCAACATTACAAATGACATTCTTAACAAATAACTCACCATTCGCTGGTCGCGAAGGTAAATGGGTTACATCACGTAAAATTGAAGAGCGCCTTCGTTCTCAATTACAAACGGACGTATCTTTACGTGTTGATGATACAGAATCTCCAGATGCATGGGTAGTTTCAGGTCGCGGAGAGCTTCATTTGTCGATTTTAATCGAAAATATGCGTCGTGAAGGTTATGAATTACAAGTATCAAAACCAGAAGTAATTATTCGTGAAATTGAAGGTAAAAAATGTGAGCCAGTTGAACGAGTTCAAATTGATGTACCTGAAGATTGTGTAGGTGCGATCATTGAATCAATGGGTACACGTAAAGGTGAAATGGTTGATATGGTCAACAGTGGAAATGGCCAAGTTCGTTTAATCTTTATGGTACCAGCTCGTGGATTAATTGGTTACTCGACAGAATTCATGTCACTAACAAAAGGTTTTGGTATTATTAACCATACGTTCGATAGCTATCAGCCGGTAGTTGCAGGTCGTGTTGGTGGACGTCACCAAGGTGTACTTGTTTCTATGGAAACTGGTAAATCAACTACTTACGGTATGATGGGGATTGAAGACCGCGGTACATTATTCGTAGAACCAGGTACTGAAATCTACGAAGGTATGATTGTTGGTGAAAATACTCGTGATGCTGATATCACTGTTAACATTACAAAAATGAAACAAAAAACAAACATTCGTTCAGCTAACAAAGACCAAACGAACGTTATTAAAAAACCTCGTATCTTAAGTCTTGAAGAAGCATTAGAGTTCTTAGGTGATGACGAGTACCTAGAAGTAACGCCTGAATCAATTCGCTTACGCAAAAAGATTCTAGAGAAGAGTGAACGTGAACGTGTTACAAAGAAAAAGAAAAGTGCAGAACTTGAATAG
- a CDS encoding YlaF family protein, protein MGNVKWIFVLYSFGAILSMALIGIAIALRNIPLIFLFLALLFVVMGFGFKTKKKMREQGLL, encoded by the coding sequence TTGGGTAATGTAAAATGGATTTTTGTTCTATATTCTTTTGGTGCAATTTTATCGATGGCACTTATTGGAATCGCAATCGCACTTCGCAATATTCCTCTAATTTTCCTGTTTCTTGCTTTACTTTTTGTCGTTATGGGATTTGGTTTTAAGACAAAGAAAAAAATGCGTGAACAAGGATTGTTATAG
- a CDS encoding DUF1054 domain-containing protein → MSNFFWKDEDFDVFQIDGLENRMTALIKNVRPKFEELGKQYSLYFSSALGDEYFPHVAKHARRSVNPPKDSWVAFAPYKRGYKALPHFQIGLWGSHLFIIVAVIYEAPDKVAIAERLLKKKSLFKKLPADFIVSGDHMKPEATPLKQAKGDELEQLLVRLRDVKKGEFLVGRHMAREEVVKLTENEFFKLAEETFEQLLPIYKTMINRK, encoded by the coding sequence ATGAGCAATTTTTTTTGGAAAGACGAGGATTTTGATGTATTTCAAATAGATGGTCTAGAAAACAGGATGACCGCACTTATTAAAAATGTCAGACCAAAATTTGAGGAGCTAGGAAAACAATATAGTCTCTATTTTTCAAGTGCACTAGGGGATGAATACTTTCCACATGTAGCAAAACATGCACGACGCTCCGTTAATCCACCAAAGGACAGTTGGGTTGCTTTTGCTCCGTATAAAAGAGGATATAAAGCACTACCACATTTTCAAATTGGGTTATGGGGAAGTCATCTTTTTATCATTGTAGCTGTCATCTATGAAGCACCTGATAAAGTAGCCATAGCAGAACGATTATTAAAGAAAAAAAGTTTGTTTAAAAAATTGCCAGCTGACTTCATTGTATCTGGAGATCATATGAAGCCTGAAGCAACTCCTCTGAAACAAGCAAAAGGCGATGAGTTGGAGCAATTATTAGTAAGATTACGTGATGTGAAAAAGGGAGAATTTTTAGTAGGTCGACATATGGCCAGAGAAGAAGTAGTAAAGCTAACGGAAAATGAATTCTTTAAACTTGCGGAAGAAACTTTTGAACAGCTTCTACCTATTTACAAAACAATGATCAATCGGAAGTAA
- a CDS encoding FtsW/RodA/SpoVE family cell cycle protein translates to MITYLKRYLRNFDYPLFFVYLALCLFGLVMIYSASMGWSVIKYGREPDYFFNKQKLNLLLAFPAFFLASIFPYKHYKSRFMMQLMLLVMFSLLFLVHIIGSGGESGSQSWIYLGFGNIQPSEIAKIIIVLYFAGIFTKKHENGTLNKLNESVGPPLVVLFFVFVSIMMETDVGNTLIISFVAISVIASSGIKFKSFAKIIGLISIVITMGLFAIYVMKDALLTPHRRGRLEAFFNPFDYEQGYGYQIVNGYIAIGSGGLKGLGLGNSNQKFGYLPEPHTDFIMAIIAEELGIFGVLFVLCGLFFIVFKAISIAISTRDPQARMIAAGIGSIIGFQTFVNLGGMLGIIPLTGVPLPFISYGGTSVIILSAAIGILMNVSMFVKHEKTK, encoded by the coding sequence ATGATTACATATTTAAAACGATATTTACGTAATTTTGATTATCCACTATTTTTTGTTTATTTGGCATTGTGCTTGTTTGGATTAGTCATGATTTATAGTGCTAGTATGGGTTGGTCAGTTATAAAGTATGGACGGGAACCTGATTATTTTTTTAATAAGCAAAAATTAAATTTGCTATTGGCTTTTCCAGCTTTCTTTTTGGCTTCTATTTTTCCTTATAAGCATTATAAAAGCAGATTCATGATGCAACTTATGTTATTAGTCATGTTTTCCTTATTATTTCTAGTCCACATTATTGGATCTGGTGGAGAAAGTGGATCTCAAAGTTGGATTTATTTGGGCTTTGGAAATATTCAACCTTCTGAAATTGCTAAAATAATCATAGTGTTATATTTTGCAGGTATATTTACAAAAAAACACGAGAATGGGACGTTAAATAAATTAAACGAGTCAGTTGGACCGCCTTTGGTGGTATTGTTTTTTGTATTTGTTTCCATCATGATGGAAACAGATGTTGGAAATACACTGATTATTAGCTTTGTTGCAATTTCAGTAATAGCATCAAGTGGAATTAAATTTAAATCATTTGCTAAAATAATTGGTTTGATAAGCATAGTAATAACAATGGGCTTGTTTGCTATTTATGTCATGAAAGATGCTTTACTTACACCCCATCGTAGAGGAAGGTTAGAAGCCTTTTTTAATCCATTTGACTATGAACAAGGATATGGATATCAGATTGTAAATGGCTATATCGCGATAGGTTCGGGCGGTCTAAAAGGTTTAGGGTTGGGAAATTCTAATCAAAAATTCGGTTATTTACCTGAACCACATACAGATTTTATAATGGCAATTATTGCAGAAGAACTTGGTATTTTTGGTGTATTATTTGTTTTATGTGGTTTGTTTTTTATTGTGTTTAAAGCGATATCGATTGCTATATCTACGAGAGATCCTCAAGCTCGAATGATTGCCGCTGGTATTGGAAGTATCATTGGTTTTCAGACATTTGTTAATTTAGGTGGAATGTTGGGGATTATTCCACTTACTGGAGTTCCTCTTCCCTTTATTAGTTATGGAGGAACTTCCGTCATCATTTTATCTGCTGCTATTGGAATATTAATGAATGTTTCCATGTTTGTGAAGCACGAGAAAACAAAATGA